The Lycium barbarum isolate Lr01 chromosome 9, ASM1917538v2, whole genome shotgun sequence genome has a segment encoding these proteins:
- the LOC132608810 gene encoding protein DEHYDRATION-INDUCED 19 homolog 3-like isoform X1, whose translation MDDQDDDWKILLSALKDGGVFVGEEEDEDEEEDEDEERDDEHVNNDNVKTDLACPFCSEDFDMLGLCCHIDSEHRIEAKTGICPLCATKVRTNMATHVIVQHESILKALSKKKHQNGRSVSALSLLRKELLSAYLEKKSSHVSPSLNTGNNQLLLSFVGNQQPAKRFHTRQSCTSAEASLSRNSLDDHIGERSSQAFPSMDKDQEETVQRSEFVKGLLFSTILDDCL comes from the exons ATGGATGATCAAGATGACGATTGGAAAATTCTTCTTTCTGCTTTAAAGG ATGGTGGCGTGTTTGTTGGAGAGGAGGAGGACGAGGACGAAGAGGAGGATGAGGACGAGGAGCGTGACGATGAACATGTTAACAATGATAATGTAAAGACGGATTTGGCATGCCCGTTTTGTTCAGAAGATTTCGATATGCTTGGATTGTGCTGTCACATTGACAGCGAGCATCGCATAGAGGCCAAGACCGGG ATATGTCCTCTATGTGCTACCAAGGTGCGAACGAATATGGCTACACATGTCATCGTGCAACATGAAAGTATATTAA AAGCACTTAGCAAAAAGAAACATCAAAATGGTAGATCTGTCTCAGCCCTATCCTTACTGAGGAAAGAGTTGCTGAGTGCTTACTTGGAAAAGAAGTCCAGCCATGTTAGTCCTTCCTTAAATACGGGAAACAACCAGTTACTTTTATCATTTGTCGGCAATCAGCAGCCTGCCAAAAGATTTCATACAAGACAGTCCTGCACTTCAGCCGAAGCAAGTTTATCCAGGAACAGCCTAGATGACCATATTGGTGAAAG AAGCTCCCAAGCATTTCCTTCAATGGACAAGGATCAGGAAGAGACGGTCCAGAGATCTGAATTTGTGAAAGGACTTTTGTTCTCCACCATACTTGACGACTGTCTATGA
- the LOC132608810 gene encoding protein DEHYDRATION-INDUCED 19 homolog 3-like isoform X2, whose amino-acid sequence MDDQDDDWKILLSALKDGGVFVGEEEDEDEEEDEDEERDDEHVNNDNVKTDLACPFCSEDFDMLGLCCHIDSEHRIEAKTGICPLCATKVRTNMATHVIVQHESILKALSKKKHQNGRSVSALSLLRKELLSAYLEKKSSHVSPSLNTGNNQLLLSFVGNQQPAKRFHTRQSCTSAEASLSRNSLDDHIGESSQAFPSMDKDQEETVQRSEFVKGLLFSTILDDCL is encoded by the exons ATGGATGATCAAGATGACGATTGGAAAATTCTTCTTTCTGCTTTAAAGG ATGGTGGCGTGTTTGTTGGAGAGGAGGAGGACGAGGACGAAGAGGAGGATGAGGACGAGGAGCGTGACGATGAACATGTTAACAATGATAATGTAAAGACGGATTTGGCATGCCCGTTTTGTTCAGAAGATTTCGATATGCTTGGATTGTGCTGTCACATTGACAGCGAGCATCGCATAGAGGCCAAGACCGGG ATATGTCCTCTATGTGCTACCAAGGTGCGAACGAATATGGCTACACATGTCATCGTGCAACATGAAAGTATATTAA AAGCACTTAGCAAAAAGAAACATCAAAATGGTAGATCTGTCTCAGCCCTATCCTTACTGAGGAAAGAGTTGCTGAGTGCTTACTTGGAAAAGAAGTCCAGCCATGTTAGTCCTTCCTTAAATACGGGAAACAACCAGTTACTTTTATCATTTGTCGGCAATCAGCAGCCTGCCAAAAGATTTCATACAAGACAGTCCTGCACTTCAGCCGAAGCAAGTTTATCCAGGAACAGCCTAGATGACCATATTGGTGAAAG CTCCCAAGCATTTCCTTCAATGGACAAGGATCAGGAAGAGACGGTCCAGAGATCTGAATTTGTGAAAGGACTTTTGTTCTCCACCATACTTGACGACTGTCTATGA